The Bacteroidota bacterium genome includes a region encoding these proteins:
- a CDS encoding aconitate hydratase, with protein sequence MIFDKDMVLSIYNGLTKKVDSAKKTINKPLTLTEKILYSHLETGFVKEEYERGKSYVNFNPDRVAMQDATAQMALLQFMQAGKQKVAVPSTVHCDHLIQAKTGATEDLKEAETQNNEVYDFLKSVSNKYGIGFWKPGAGIIHQVVLENYAFPGGMMIGTDSHTVNAGGLGMIAIGVGGADAVDVMVGMPWELKFPKLIGIKLTGKLNGWASAKDVILKVAGILTVKGGTGCIVEYFGEGAENISCTGKGTICNMGAEIGATTSIFGYDKKMSEYLKGTEREEIAIEADKIAEYLTGDKEVYENPELHFDQVIEINLSELEPHINGPFTPDKAWKLSEFAKAVKENNYPEKMEVGLIGSCTNSSYEDMTRAASLAKQAIDKNIEVKGQYIVTPGSEQVRYTIERDGLIDIFDKMGGIVVANACGPCIGQWAREGAEKQKPNSIMTSFNRNFVKRNDGNPNTYAFVASPEIVTAFSIAGDLTFNPINDYLTDKNGEKVKLKEPQGLELPIKGFAVEDNGYVAPIKDGSKIEVVVKNDSERLQLLKPFDKWDGNDYKDLKLLIKAKGKCTTDHISMAGPWLRFRGHLDNISNNMLIGAINYFNEKQNSVKNQTNGEFAAVPDVARAYKSAKISSLVIGDENYGEGSSREHAAMEPRHLGVKVVVVRSFARIHETNLKKQGILALTFSKKEDYGKIQENDSFDIEGLTDFSENMPLKMIINHSDGTKDTIVVNHSYNKNQIEWFKNGSALNLIKKRNKN encoded by the coding sequence ATGATTTTTGATAAAGACATGGTTTTGAGCATCTATAACGGCCTGACCAAAAAAGTAGATTCTGCAAAAAAAACAATAAATAAACCCCTCACATTAACAGAAAAAATTCTCTATTCCCATCTCGAAACTGGTTTCGTAAAAGAGGAATATGAACGAGGAAAATCATATGTAAATTTTAATCCAGACAGAGTTGCAATGCAAGACGCAACTGCCCAGATGGCATTATTGCAATTTATGCAAGCCGGAAAACAAAAAGTTGCTGTACCCTCAACAGTGCATTGCGACCATCTTATTCAAGCAAAAACCGGAGCTACAGAAGATTTGAAGGAAGCCGAAACTCAAAACAATGAAGTTTACGACTTTTTAAAATCTGTATCAAACAAATACGGTATTGGTTTTTGGAAACCCGGAGCCGGAATTATCCATCAAGTAGTTCTCGAAAATTATGCTTTCCCGGGAGGAATGATGATAGGGACAGATTCTCACACAGTGAATGCCGGCGGATTAGGTATGATTGCAATTGGAGTTGGTGGTGCCGATGCTGTGGATGTGATGGTAGGAATGCCATGGGAATTGAAATTTCCAAAGCTTATTGGTATCAAACTTACCGGAAAACTAAATGGCTGGGCTTCAGCAAAAGATGTAATTCTGAAAGTTGCCGGAATTCTCACCGTAAAAGGCGGAACTGGTTGCATAGTGGAATATTTTGGGGAAGGAGCAGAAAATATTTCCTGTACAGGTAAAGGGACAATATGCAATATGGGTGCAGAAATAGGTGCAACAACCTCAATTTTTGGATACGACAAAAAAATGTCGGAATATTTGAAAGGAACCGAAAGAGAGGAAATTGCAATTGAAGCTGATAAAATTGCCGAATATTTGACAGGTGATAAAGAAGTTTATGAAAATCCAGAATTGCATTTCGATCAAGTAATAGAAATCAATCTATCGGAACTCGAACCACATATCAACGGGCCATTTACACCTGACAAAGCCTGGAAATTGTCGGAATTTGCAAAAGCAGTTAAGGAAAATAATTATCCTGAAAAAATGGAAGTTGGCCTTATTGGTTCATGCACCAATTCTTCTTACGAAGACATGACTCGTGCCGCATCTTTAGCAAAACAAGCAATTGATAAAAATATTGAAGTAAAAGGACAATATATTGTTACACCCGGGTCAGAGCAAGTTAGATATACCATCGAAAGAGACGGTTTAATCGACATTTTTGACAAAATGGGTGGCATAGTTGTAGCTAACGCCTGCGGACCATGTATTGGGCAATGGGCAAGAGAAGGTGCTGAAAAGCAAAAACCAAATTCCATCATGACTTCCTTCAACAGAAACTTTGTGAAACGAAATGATGGCAACCCAAACACTTATGCTTTTGTAGCTTCACCTGAGATTGTTACGGCATTTTCTATTGCAGGAGATTTAACATTTAATCCTATAAATGATTATTTGACTGACAAAAATGGAGAAAAAGTAAAGCTAAAAGAGCCTCAAGGTCTGGAACTTCCAATAAAAGGATTTGCTGTTGAAGACAATGGATATGTTGCACCAATAAAGGATGGTTCGAAAATAGAAGTGGTTGTAAAAAATGACTCTGAAAGATTGCAATTGCTCAAACCATTTGATAAATGGGATGGAAACGATTATAAAGACCTTAAACTTTTAATCAAAGCAAAAGGAAAATGCACTACAGACCATATTTCTATGGCAGGGCCATGGCTACGCTTTCGTGGACATCTCGACAATATATCGAACAATATGCTTATTGGAGCTATAAATTATTTTAACGAAAAACAAAATTCAGTAAAAAATCAAACTAATGGCGAATTTGCCGCAGTTCCGGATGTTGCAAGAGCTTATAAATCGGCAAAAATCAGCTCATTAGTTATTGGAGATGAAAACTACGGCGAAGGCTCGTCTCGCGAACATGCAGCAATGGAACCTCGTCATCTTGGAGTAAAAGTAGTAGTGGTAAGATCTTTTGCAAGAATTCATGAGACAAATCTGAAAAAGCAAGGAATACTGGCTCTTACTTTTTCCAAGAAGGAAGATTACGGTAAAATTCAAGAAAATGACAGTTTTGATATTGAAGGTCTGACTGATTTTTCTGAAAATATGCCATTGAAAATGATAATTAATCATTCAGATGGAACAAAAGACACTATTGTTGTAAATCATTCTTATAATAAAAATCAAATAGAATGGTTCAAAAATGGTTCGGCATTAAATTTAATTAAAAAAAGAAATAAAAACTAA
- the icd gene encoding NADP-dependent isocitrate dehydrogenase produces MKGEKITIKDGKLSVPNFPVLPFIEGDGTGPDIWAASQKVFDAAVEKAYKGDKKIVWKEVFAGENSFNRNGEWLPQETLDAFKEYLVGIKGPLTTPIGGGISSLNVALRQKLDLYVCLRPVQYIDGVPSPVKKPEDVNMVIFRENTEDIYAGIEWQNGSAEVKKVIEFLQKQMGVTNIRFPETSGIGVKPISSEGTKRLVNAAIEYAIEENRKSVTLVHKGNIMKFTEGAFKSWGFEIAKEKYRDQIVTERESWIIGNKDHNPELSIEENAKLVDPGYFMMTDEQKKEKCDEVEEVLNLYPTHGNGKWKNKLMIKDAIADITLQQVLTRAAEFDVVATMNLNGDYLSDALAAQVGGIGIAPGANINYETGHAIFEATHGTAPKYAGLDKVNPGSVILSGNMMFKYMGWQEAHDLIWNALVKTIEQKRVTYDYHRMMENAELLKCSEFADAIIENM; encoded by the coding sequence ATGAAAGGAGAAAAAATAACAATAAAAGACGGAAAATTATCAGTACCAAACTTTCCTGTATTACCATTTATTGAAGGCGATGGAACCGGTCCGGACATTTGGGCAGCTTCGCAAAAAGTATTCGATGCCGCAGTAGAAAAAGCATATAAAGGAGATAAAAAAATAGTGTGGAAAGAAGTTTTTGCCGGCGAAAACTCGTTTAACAGAAATGGCGAATGGCTTCCACAAGAAACATTAGATGCTTTCAAAGAATATCTTGTTGGGATAAAAGGACCTTTGACTACCCCTATCGGTGGCGGAATTTCTTCACTAAATGTTGCCCTACGTCAAAAACTCGATTTATATGTTTGTTTAAGACCTGTTCAATATATTGATGGAGTTCCTTCGCCTGTAAAGAAACCAGAAGATGTGAATATGGTTATTTTCCGTGAAAACACAGAAGATATTTATGCAGGAATTGAATGGCAAAATGGTTCGGCAGAAGTAAAAAAAGTTATTGAATTTTTGCAAAAACAAATGGGAGTTACAAATATCCGTTTTCCTGAAACATCGGGAATTGGAGTAAAACCAATTTCGAGCGAAGGAACCAAAAGACTTGTAAATGCTGCCATAGAATATGCCATAGAAGAAAATAGAAAATCGGTTACCTTAGTGCATAAAGGTAATATAATGAAATTTACTGAAGGAGCGTTCAAAAGTTGGGGATTTGAAATTGCTAAGGAAAAATATAGAGACCAAATTGTTACCGAACGCGAAAGTTGGATAATTGGCAATAAAGATCACAATCCGGAGCTTAGCATTGAGGAAAATGCAAAATTGGTTGATCCCGGATATTTTATGATGACCGATGAACAAAAAAAGGAAAAGTGCGATGAAGTTGAGGAAGTTTTAAATCTATATCCGACACACGGTAACGGAAAATGGAAAAACAAGTTGATGATAAAAGATGCAATAGCAGATATTACTCTACAGCAGGTACTTACTCGTGCTGCAGAATTTGACGTTGTCGCTACAATGAATTTAAATGGCGATTATCTTTCCGATGCACTTGCGGCTCAGGTAGGAGGAATAGGAATTGCTCCGGGTGCAAATATCAACTATGAAACGGGACATGCAATTTTTGAAGCAACACATGGCACAGCTCCAAAATATGCAGGCTTAGATAAAGTGAATCCGGGCTCGGTAATTTTATCAGGTAATATGATGTTTAAATATATGGGTTGGCAAGAAGCTCACGATTTGATTTGGAACGCCCTTGTGAAAACTATTGAGCAAAAACGAGTAACTTACGATTATCATAGAATGATGGAAAATGCTGAATTGCTAAAATGTTCTGAATTTGCCGATGCGATAATTGAAAATATGTAG
- a CDS encoding citrate (Si)-synthase encodes MTTLKEKLFEKIETWRPRTKSLIKDYGDIVVDNITISQIIGGMRGVKSLVTDISYLDPNEGIRYRGYTLPEVFKKLPKPKDSEIPYVEGLFHLLLTGDIPTDEEVNDLVDEFSKRRIVPRYIYEVIDSFPCCSHPMTVFSTAVATLNRESFFTKKYNAGINKLDYWNPTYEDALNLLAKLPEIASYIYNKLYRDEKRIISNPNLDFGGNFAHMMGKEKPYDDVARLTFILHSDHESGNVSAHTGHLVASSLADVYLSISAMLNGLAGPLHGLANQEVLRWIQDLKEKMGGEVPNEDEMKQFVWDTLNSGQVIPGYGHAVLRKTDPRYSLQREFSLKYLKDDVLFKYVDMLYKVVPPILREHGKAKNPWPNVDAQSGILQWHYGITEYDFYTVLFGVGRSIGILANIIWDRALGYSLERPKSLTTSMLEKIAKDSKK; translated from the coding sequence ATGACCACATTAAAAGAAAAATTATTTGAAAAAATAGAAACATGGCGACCAAGAACCAAGTCGTTAATAAAAGATTATGGAGATATTGTTGTTGATAATATCACCATCAGTCAAATTATTGGAGGAATGCGTGGTGTTAAAAGCCTTGTTACCGATATTTCATATCTCGATCCAAACGAAGGAATCAGATATAGAGGCTATACTTTACCAGAAGTTTTCAAGAAATTGCCTAAACCAAAAGACTCCGAAATTCCTTATGTAGAAGGATTATTTCATTTACTATTAACTGGCGATATTCCTACAGATGAAGAAGTAAACGATTTGGTTGATGAATTTAGTAAACGAAGAATTGTTCCAAGATATATCTACGAAGTAATAGATTCATTTCCTTGTTGCAGTCATCCGATGACAGTTTTTTCAACAGCAGTTGCCACTCTGAATAGAGAATCCTTTTTTACTAAAAAGTATAATGCAGGGATAAATAAATTAGATTATTGGAATCCTACATATGAGGATGCTTTAAATCTTTTGGCCAAGTTGCCCGAAATTGCATCCTATATTTACAATAAACTTTATAGAGATGAAAAACGCATTATTTCTAATCCTAATTTAGATTTTGGTGGAAATTTTGCTCATATGATGGGTAAAGAAAAACCCTATGACGATGTTGCACGATTAACATTTATTCTTCATAGCGATCACGAAAGTGGAAATGTAAGTGCTCATACAGGTCATTTAGTTGCAAGTTCGCTGGCAGATGTTTATTTGTCAATTTCGGCAATGTTGAATGGATTGGCAGGACCATTGCATGGATTAGCAAATCAGGAAGTTCTACGCTGGATTCAGGATTTAAAGGAAAAGATGGGTGGTGAAGTTCCGAACGAAGACGAGATGAAACAATTTGTTTGGGATACCTTAAATTCAGGTCAGGTGATTCCCGGATATGGCCATGCAGTTTTGAGAAAAACCGACCCAAGATATTCGCTACAAAGAGAATTTAGCCTGAAATATTTAAAAGATGATGTTCTTTTCAAATATGTTGATATGCTATATAAAGTTGTTCCACCAATCTTGAGAGAGCACGGAAAGGCAAAAAATCCATGGCCAAATGTTGATGCACAATCGGGAATTTTACAATGGCATTATGGTATTACAGAATACGATTTTTATACTGTACTTTTCGGTGTTGGCCGCTCAATAGGAATTCTTGCAAATATTATTTGGGACAGAGCTTTAGGTTATTCTCTTGAACGACCAAAATCTTTAACTACCAGTATGCTTGAGAAAATTGCTAAAGACAGCAAAAAGTAA
- a CDS encoding PAS domain S-box protein, which produces MENIELTREQLLKENEILKQKLAASESAEKKLIAAYENLSVSEQQLKTTNRNLKESEEKYKTLIEYSSDLIFLINNNGKVLSVNRVAAGTLGKTVEEIQGKNISDLFPKSVANNYERSIQMVFKSKRAETFESIMPATDRTIWINTSLNPVFDKNGDIVSVLGVSRDITKLKKSQRELQKSESKFKGILSSMSDLLFVFDTAGRFTSYHTHDPKYLYIKPEIFIGKKPCDILPSNVSELFNQAFAKNEIGELANIEYSLDLPIGHKWFSMNLSPIFIDKKFNGSVVVSREVTKQKQMESSLRESENRLRLAGKVAYDLIYEWNIRNDELKWYGDIDSMLGFEKGEISQTIKAWLKLIHPEDAIRMKDAVEDHRRLKDPIHYDYRIKTKDGLWRHWKDKALPVLDEDGLPAYWIGICTDQTEQKLSEETLRESEEKYRMIAENTSDTIAICTFDLKAKYLYASYSAKSMHGYEPEELMGKSFFDFIHPNDKVKLFPLLKKYLQMKINQILFRGETTVQESIEFRFRNKDGRWKNMQSMVNLAGNKLIAVSRDVTERIQAERDLKESRERLDLAIQGTNAGLWDWYVQTGKMVYNERWAQIFGYKLEELEPVSIKTWERLSHPNDQKKSKELLEKLFAKEIDFYECEVRMKHKNGAWIWVLDKGKVVEWDKRSNPIRMTGTLIDITRRKQAEDQLQETINELISSEQQLRASHQQLEASQKALQESEALYQLLSDATFEGIFISDKGLCIGQNKSAEKLFGYSMEEALNKPGTDWITPYDREKVKQNMLSGYEQAYYVTAVRKDGSTFPCEIQARMMHYNNKPIRLTALRDISQRKKAEQNLVESERRHRYAQQIAHVGNYEYDIKSGLVYWSDELLRIYGLDPNINGNSFTVDDSFKYVHPEDSEQLKTKIDEATESGNGISLEYRIIRPNDEIRYIFGVNEPTFDDEGQLVKIEGIAQDITYRKKTEKELKIALEKALESERLKSAFLANMSHEIRTPMNGIIGFIELLNQPSISASDKSEYSKIINKSSNRLLNTINDIIDISKLDAGQMKLVKTETSINLLMDELNQFFNPDAKSKGLSLFFALALSNNQATILTDNDKLHGILTNLIKNAIKYTDKGKITFGYTLKKNFIEFFVKDTGIGIPKNRQEAIFNRFEQADIEDWQVYEGSGLGLAISKAYVDMLGGKIWLESEEENKKIGKEGWSKFMFTIPYQKKTIEKIVERPKKKASELIDLKAESLKVLIAEDEEVSTLYLKTILRNICSDLHFVTSGREAIETCRSNSDFDIVLMDIRMPDIDGLKATQEIRKFNKEIIIIAQTAYCLTGDRENAIAAGCNDYVSKPINKELLLEMISKYILGK; this is translated from the coding sequence ATGGAAAATATTGAACTTACACGAGAGCAACTTTTGAAAGAAAATGAAATTCTTAAACAGAAACTTGCTGCCTCAGAAAGTGCTGAAAAAAAACTAATTGCTGCATACGAAAACCTATCAGTCAGCGAACAACAATTAAAAACGACTAACCGTAATTTAAAGGAAAGTGAAGAGAAATATAAAACCTTGATTGAATATTCCTCCGACTTAATATTCTTAATAAATAATAATGGGAAAGTTTTATCAGTGAATCGTGTAGCAGCCGGTACTTTGGGTAAAACTGTGGAAGAAATACAAGGGAAAAATATTTCAGACCTATTCCCTAAAAGCGTGGCAAATAATTATGAACGGAGCATTCAAATGGTATTTAAAAGCAAAAGAGCAGAAACTTTTGAATCCATAATGCCGGCAACTGATAGAACTATTTGGATAAATACTTCTCTAAATCCGGTGTTCGACAAAAATGGTGATATAGTTTCTGTTCTGGGAGTTAGTAGGGATATTACAAAACTTAAGAAGTCTCAGCGAGAACTCCAAAAATCAGAAAGTAAATTCAAAGGAATACTTTCATCAATGTCAGACCTTCTTTTTGTATTTGATACTGCCGGTCGTTTTACATCTTATCATACTCATGATCCGAAATATCTTTATATAAAACCTGAAATTTTTATAGGTAAAAAACCTTGCGATATATTACCTTCAAATGTAAGCGAATTATTTAATCAGGCATTTGCTAAAAACGAAATTGGCGAATTGGCTAATATTGAATACTCCCTGGATCTTCCTATTGGACACAAATGGTTTTCTATGAACTTGTCCCCAATATTTATTGATAAAAAATTTAATGGTTCAGTTGTAGTTTCTCGTGAAGTAACTAAACAGAAACAAATGGAAAGTTCATTAAGGGAAAGTGAAAATCGTTTGCGTCTCGCTGGGAAAGTAGCCTATGATTTAATCTATGAATGGAATATTAGAAATGATGAATTAAAATGGTATGGTGATATAGATAGTATGCTGGGATTTGAAAAGGGGGAAATTTCTCAAACTATTAAAGCATGGTTAAAGCTAATTCATCCTGAAGATGCTATACGTATGAAAGATGCGGTGGAAGATCATAGAAGATTGAAGGACCCGATACATTATGATTATAGGATAAAAACTAAAGATGGTTTATGGAGACATTGGAAAGATAAAGCTTTACCTGTACTTGATGAAGATGGCTTACCAGCATATTGGATTGGTATCTGCACTGACCAAACAGAGCAAAAACTGTCGGAGGAAACATTAAGAGAAAGCGAGGAAAAATACAGAATGATTGCTGAAAATACCAGCGATACTATAGCAATATGTACATTCGATTTAAAAGCAAAATATCTATATGCTAGTTATTCTGCAAAATCTATGCATGGTTACGAGCCGGAAGAATTGATGGGTAAATCTTTTTTTGATTTTATTCATCCTAATGATAAGGTAAAACTATTTCCTTTGCTGAAGAAATATCTTCAGATGAAGATAAATCAAATCTTATTCCGTGGCGAAACAACTGTTCAGGAATCAATTGAATTTCGTTTTAGAAACAAAGATGGCAGATGGAAGAATATGCAAAGTATGGTTAATCTTGCAGGAAATAAGCTTATAGCAGTTAGCAGAGATGTAACTGAAAGAATACAAGCAGAGAGGGATTTGAAGGAAAGTAGAGAAAGATTAGATCTTGCAATTCAAGGTACGAATGCAGGACTTTGGGATTGGTATGTTCAAACAGGGAAAATGGTTTATAACGAAAGATGGGCACAAATTTTTGGATATAAACTTGAAGAACTTGAGCCGGTAAGCATAAAAACCTGGGAAAGATTGAGTCATCCAAATGATCAGAAAAAATCGAAAGAATTGTTAGAAAAACTTTTTGCTAAAGAAATAGACTTTTATGAATGTGAAGTTCGGATGAAGCACAAAAATGGTGCTTGGATTTGGGTTCTTGACAAAGGAAAAGTTGTAGAATGGGATAAGAGATCAAATCCAATCAGAATGACCGGAACCCTCATAGATATTACAAGACGAAAGCAGGCAGAAGATCAACTGCAAGAAACTATAAATGAATTAATATCAAGCGAACAACAGTTAAGAGCTTCGCACCAACAACTTGAAGCCAGTCAAAAAGCTTTACAAGAAAGCGAAGCGCTATATCAATTATTATCTGATGCAACATTTGAAGGTATATTCATATCTGATAAAGGATTGTGTATAGGGCAAAACAAGAGTGCAGAAAAACTGTTTGGATATTCAATGGAGGAAGCTCTTAATAAACCTGGCACTGATTGGATTACTCCTTATGACAGGGAAAAAGTAAAACAAAATATGTTGTCGGGATACGAACAAGCTTATTATGTAACTGCAGTAAGAAAGGACGGTTCAACTTTTCCTTGTGAAATACAAGCTCGAATGATGCATTATAATAACAAACCTATCCGTTTAACTGCCTTGAGGGATATTTCCCAAAGAAAAAAAGCTGAACAAAATCTTGTTGAAAGTGAAAGAAGACATAGATATGCTCAGCAAATTGCACATGTTGGTAATTATGAGTATGATATAAAATCTGGTCTTGTTTATTGGAGCGACGAATTGTTACGTATTTATGGGCTTGATCCTAATATAAATGGAAATAGTTTTACTGTTGATGATAGTTTCAAATATGTTCATCCTGAAGATTCTGAACAATTAAAAACTAAAATAGATGAAGCTACTGAAAGTGGAAATGGAATATCATTAGAATATAGAATAATTCGGCCAAATGATGAGATAAGGTATATTTTTGGTGTAAATGAGCCTACTTTTGACGATGAAGGACAATTAGTAAAAATTGAAGGGATAGCACAGGATATTACTTATAGAAAAAAAACAGAAAAAGAATTAAAGATAGCTCTTGAAAAAGCCTTAGAAAGTGAGCGGCTTAAAAGTGCATTCCTTGCCAATATGAGCCATGAAATTCGCACTCCTATGAATGGAATTATTGGTTTTATAGAGCTACTTAACCAACCAAGTATTAGTGCTTCAGATAAAAGTGAATACTCGAAAATTATTAATAAAAGTAGCAATCGTCTTTTAAATACAATTAACGACATAATTGATATTTCGAAACTTGATGCAGGGCAAATGAAGTTAGTAAAAACAGAAACTTCAATAAATTTATTAATGGACGAGCTGAATCAGTTTTTTAATCCCGATGCAAAATCGAAAGGATTGTCCTTATTTTTTGCACTTGCACTTTCCAACAATCAGGCTACTATTTTGACCGACAATGATAAACTTCATGGCATACTAACTAATCTAATTAAAAATGCAATTAAATATACCGATAAGGGTAAAATCACCTTTGGATATACCTTGAAAAAGAACTTTATAGAATTTTTTGTAAAAGATACAGGAATTGGAATACCCAAAAATAGACAAGAAGCTATATTCAATCGTTTTGAACAGGCAGATATTGAAGATTGGCAAGTATATGAGGGCTCAGGACTTGGCTTAGCAATTTCGAAAGCATATGTGGATATGTTAGGTGGAAAAATTTGGTTAGAGTCTGAAGAAGAAAACAAAAAAATTGGTAAAGAGGGATGGTCGAAATTTATGTTTACAATACCATATCAAAAGAAAACAATTGAAAAAATTGTTGAGCGTCCGAAAAAAAAGGCAAGCGAGTTGATTGATTTGAAAGCTGAAAGTTTAAAAGTCCTTATTGCTGAGGACGAGGAGGTTAGTACTTTGTATTTAAAAACAATTTTGAGAAATATTTGCAGCGATTTACATTTTGTTACAAGCGGAAGAGAAGCAATTGAAACCTGTAGGAGTAATAGCGATTTTGATATAGTTCTGATGGATATTAGAATGCCGGATATTGACGGACTTAAAGCTACACAAGAAATCAGAAAGTTTAACAAGGAAATTATTATAATTGCACAAACAGCTTATTGTCTTACAGGCGACAGAGAAAATGCAATTGCAGCAGGTTGCAACGATTATGTTTCAAAACCAATTAATAAAGAATTACTTTTGGAAATGATATCGAAGTACATATTGGGAAAATAG